From Pedobacter indicus, a single genomic window includes:
- a CDS encoding exopolysaccharide transport family protein, with translation MNRYKWYLIFIPIATVCLTSYLVQDLPEEYTSKALISTGLVDPSQQISVGNNNLDYYTVNQQFENILSFLQLKKNISILSFKLMIHDIENPENSFSNINETLSSLDSSKRVEVVNAYKKLLSSESIITPEDNGVYPLFDYIKESGYDEKSLLKNLNISRQGGSDYVEVEFTSLDPYLSVFIVNTMSKDFINKYKERYDNNQHNSKELLDSLLKNKEASMEAKNAQVQSFQVQNSVINLASQAQVVFAQITEKETERATTVGDIQSLQAAIDGIESKLKNRNSNLISTNIDENNQIVSIKSQLQKANERYVDGGFKPSDAQLIDSLQARLTLLIASTVTNTASDPKLLRQNLTQQKLDMEVDLDRAKSRLTVIMKDLGSLKQQYNRMVPNDAGMKNYEREAEVATKEYLSALDMFNQNSMIATTGITPQLVQPGVVGPPESSKKILYILLSGVGSLSTCFLFLIGSSLLDKKIRSTDDLSLVTKTRVIGQINNIVPNDTDLRTVWESGESTNDYKLYKDLTRALRFEIDDALKKNDDRILGITALCDNAGTSFISSSLAYSFAMTHRRVLLIGGDFKLETSRTAKELPESQLFDSFVAKREIRADDFITKLTTNPNNESLLEIYNEEILKKSFDELRKEFDLIIIDIQSLQRIHRSKEWLMFVDKSIAVIPAGVKINNYEQQLISMMNGQRKFMGWVLNKTKKTDMGSLKMIHSN, from the coding sequence ATATTGAGCTTCTTACAGCTAAAAAAGAATATCAGTATTCTTTCATTTAAGCTGATGATTCATGACATTGAGAATCCTGAAAACTCTTTCAGTAATATTAATGAAACATTATCATCATTAGATTCGTCCAAACGGGTTGAGGTGGTTAACGCCTATAAAAAACTTTTATCTAGCGAAAGCATAATAACCCCCGAGGACAATGGTGTTTATCCATTATTCGATTATATAAAAGAATCAGGCTACGATGAAAAAAGTTTATTGAAGAATTTAAACATTTCTAGACAAGGTGGTAGCGATTATGTTGAAGTCGAATTCACCTCATTAGACCCGTACTTATCTGTGTTTATTGTAAATACAATGTCTAAAGATTTCATTAATAAATATAAAGAACGGTATGATAATAATCAGCATAACTCAAAAGAACTGTTAGATTCCCTATTGAAGAACAAAGAAGCATCTATGGAAGCAAAAAATGCGCAGGTTCAGAGCTTCCAGGTTCAAAATAGCGTGATTAACTTGGCGAGTCAGGCACAAGTGGTTTTTGCACAAATTACCGAAAAAGAAACGGAGCGTGCTACAACAGTGGGCGATATACAATCGTTACAAGCAGCTATTGATGGAATAGAATCGAAGCTTAAAAACCGAAACTCAAATCTTATTTCTACAAACATAGATGAAAATAATCAGATTGTTTCGATTAAAAGCCAGCTTCAGAAAGCGAATGAAAGGTATGTTGACGGTGGATTTAAACCGTCGGATGCCCAGTTAATTGATTCATTGCAAGCACGCTTGACTTTATTGATAGCATCTACTGTAACCAATACTGCATCGGACCCTAAGTTATTACGTCAAAATCTTACTCAGCAAAAATTAGACATGGAAGTGGATTTAGACCGAGCAAAAAGTCGTCTAACGGTTATAATGAAGGATTTAGGGAGTCTTAAGCAGCAATATAATAGGATGGTGCCTAATGACGCAGGAATGAAGAACTATGAACGAGAAGCCGAGGTTGCCACTAAAGAATATTTAAGTGCATTAGATATGTTTAATCAAAATAGTATGATCGCGACTACAGGGATTACTCCTCAGTTAGTGCAACCTGGTGTCGTGGGCCCCCCTGAGAGCTCAAAGAAAATATTATATATTTTGTTGTCTGGTGTGGGATCCTTAAGTACTTGCTTTTTATTTTTAATTGGATCGAGTTTATTGGATAAAAAAATAAGATCAACAGATGACTTATCTTTGGTAACCAAAACTAGGGTAATCGGTCAAATTAACAATATTGTACCGAACGACACTGATCTACGAACTGTTTGGGAGAGTGGAGAGTCAACTAATGACTACAAACTCTATAAAGATCTCACTCGCGCTTTACGATTTGAGATCGACGATGCACTCAAGAAAAATGACGATAGAATTCTAGGAATTACGGCTCTTTGCGATAATGCCGGAACATCCTTTATCTCATCTAGTCTAGCCTATTCTTTTGCTATGACACATCGTCGTGTTTTGTTAATTGGCGGTGATTTTAAATTGGAAACATCTCGAACTGCCAAGGAGCTTCCAGAAAGTCAATTATTCGATTCTTTTGTGGCTAAACGGGAAATCCGTGCTGATGACTTTATTACAAAATTAACAACTAATCCTAATAATGAATCGTTATTGGAAATTTATAACGAAGAGATTCTAAAAAAGAGCTTTGATGAGTTGCGAAAAGAGTTTGATCTGATAATAATTGATATTCAGAGCTTACAACGTATTCATCGTTCAAAGGAGTGGTTAATGTTTGTTGATAAAAGTATTGCTGTGATTCCAGCCGGCGTAAAAATTAATAATTATGAGCAACAGTTGATTTCGATGATGAATGGTCAAAGGAAATTCATGGGCTGGGTACTCAATAAAACTAAAAAAACAGATATGGGCTCCCTAAAAATGATTCATTCTAACTAA